In a genomic window of Lycium ferocissimum isolate CSIRO_LF1 chromosome 9, AGI_CSIRO_Lferr_CH_V1, whole genome shotgun sequence:
- the LOC132030209 gene encoding acetylornithine deacetylase, with the protein MATPSPSVKQILGDLNKDSFTTLLGKLIGESKYVQNNPPELIPEEDRIVNHVLETLLPYSTTTGGGPLVINHVTYKPKRGNLIVEYPGTQPGKILSFVGMHMDVVTANPTDWEFDPFSLSIDGDKLRGRGTTDCLGHVALVSELMRRLGETKPQLKSTVVAVFIASEENSSIPGVGVDALVKDGLLNKLKEGPLFWIDTADKQPCIGTGGSIPWKLHVTGKLFHSGLAHKAINPLELAMEALKEIQSRFYRDFPAHPKEKVYEFATPSTMKPTQWFYPGGGINQIPAECTVSGDVRLTPFYSVLDAMKKLQEYVDDLNANIEKLDCRGPVSKYVLPDENLRGRITISFDEASSGVACDLNSRGFHVLCKATEEEVGHVKPYSITGTLPLIRDLQDEGFDVQTSGYGLMATYHAKNEYCLFSDMCQGYRVFASVISQLED; encoded by the exons ATGGCTACTCCTTCACCTTCTGTAAAGCAGATTTTGGGTGATCTAAACAAAGATTCATTTACAACCCTTTTAGGGAAACTGATTGGTGAATCTAAATATGTACAAAACAACCCACCTGAACTTATCCCTGAAGAAGACAGGATTGTGAATCATGTTCTTGAAACTCTTCTTCCTTATAGTACAACCACTGGTGGTGGACCACTTGTCATTAATCATGTTACTTATAAGCCTAAAAGGGGTAACCTTATTGTGGAGTATCCTGGTACTCAACCTGGAAAAATCTTGTCTTTTGTTGGAATGCATATGGATGTTGTCACTGCTAATCCTACTGATTGG GAATTTGATCCCTTTTCATTGAGCATCGATGGTGATAAACTTCGGGGACGTGGAACTACTGATTGTTTAGGTCACGTGGCTCTTGTCTCTGAGCTTATGAGGCGGCTGGGAGAGACAAAGCCACAGTTAAAATCCACTGTGGTTGCTGTTTTCATAGCCAGTGAAGAGAACTCGTCTATCCCTGGAGTTGGTGTAGATGCATTAGTGAAGGATGGATTGCTCAATAAGTTAAAAGAAGGCCCTCT ATTCTGGATTGACACAGCAGATAAACAGCCATGCATTGGTACTGGTGGCAGTATACCGTGGAAGCTCCATGTTACCGGAAAGCTTTTCCACAGTGGTCTGGCCCACAag GCTATCAATCCTCTGGAGCTTGCTATGGAAGCACTCAAAGAAATCCAGTCCCGCTTCTATAGAGATTTCCCTGCCCACCCTAAAGAAAAAGTCTATGAATTTGCTACACCATCAACCATGAAACCAACTCAGTGGTTTT ATCCTGGGGGTGGAATCAACCAAATTCCTGCTGAGTGCACTGTTTCTGGAGATGTTAG GTTGACTCCATTTTACAG TGTATTAGATGCTATGAAGAAATTACAAGAATATGTTGATGACTTAAATGCCAACATTGAAAAACTTGATTGTCGAGGCCCTGTTTCAAAATATGTCCTGCCAGATGAGAACTTAAGGGGCAG AATCACTATAAGTTTCGACGAAGCTTCGTCTGGAGTTGCTTGTGATCTCAATTCTCGGGGGTTTCATGTACTATGCAAAGCTACTGAAGAGGAAGTTGGGCATGTAAAACCATATTCTATTACTGGTACTTTGCCATTGATAAGAGATCTGCAG GACGAGGGTTTTGATGTTCAAACTTCTGGCTACG GCTTAATGGCTACATACCATGCAAAGAATGAATATTGTCTATTTTCTGACATGTGCCAAGGCTACCGGGTCTTTGCAAGCGTCATCTCACAGCTGGAAGATTGA